The DNA region CGGCCGGCGCATCGAACGGCGCGCCGGAAGGGGGGATCAGTCCCCGCAGCAGCCCTCGGGATCGGGAACGGTACGCACTTCGCGGGTCTGGGCGTTGCGCGCGGCCAGGTCGGCATCGGCCGGATAGTCGACGGCGATCAGGGACAGGCCGTGGGCCGGAGCCACGGTCACCGCACTGGCGCGTTCACGCTCGTTCAGCAGACCGGCGATCCAGTCGGGGGTGCGGCGGCCCTCACCGACCGACAGCACGCCGCCGACCAGACTGCGCACCATGGACCAGCAGAACGCGTCCGCGCTGACATAGGCGGTCAGCAGATCGCCGTCCTGAACCCAATCGAAGCGCTGGAGTTCGCGAATCGTGGTCGCGCCCTCGCGACGGCGGCAGAAGGCGGCGAAATCGTGCAGGCCCAACAACTTTCGGGAGGCCTCACGCATGGCCTCGACATCCGGGCCGGGACGGCACGGCACGACACCACGCGCCTGCAGCGGCTCGGCGCCGTAGGGGGCCGTAGTCAGTCGGTAGGCGTAGTGGCGGCGGATCGCCGAGAAACGGGCGTCGAAGTCCGGCGGGGCGAGGCGGACCTGCTTGACGCGCACGTCCTTGGGCAGGAAACGGGCCAGCCGGTGCACCAGTTTGGGGCCGTCCACCTCGGTGTGCGTATCGAAGTGCGCGACTTGGCCTTCCGCGTGCACGCCGGCGTCGGTGCGCCCGGCCACGGTCAGCTGGATCGGCTCGCGCTGCACCTTGGACAGGGCTTCCTCCAGCACACCCTGCACGGTGCGCAGGCCGGGCTGGCGTGCCCACCCGGTGAAATCGGTGCCGTCGTAGCTGATGTCCAGCCGTACCCGAATCGAAACCGGTTCGGGCGTCGGATCCTCCACGGTCACAGCGATCTCCTGGTTAACATGGAGAAAGCCCGCCGACCCGGAGGGGACGGCGGGCTCACTCATGAATCCGAAAGGTGCGGAATTACTCCGCGGCCTTGTCCTCGGCAGCGTCGGCCGGAGCCTCGACAACCTCGGCAGCCTCGTCGGCCTTCGCCTCGGCCGGAGCCTCGGGAGCCTTGGAAGCGGCGACACGACGGGCACGGTCGGCCTCGTTGGTCACGGTCTTCTCGCGGACCAGCTCGATGATCGCCATCGGAGCGTTGTCACCCTTGCGGGGGATGGTCTTGATGATGCGGGTGTAGCCACCCTCACGGCCCTCGAACGAGGGACCGATCTCCGCGAACAGCGCGTGCACGATGTCCTTGGAGCGGATCACCTTCATCACCTCGCGACGGTCGGCCAGGGTGCCGCCCTTCGCCTTGGTGACAAGCTTCTCGGCATAGGGGCGCAGCGCCTTGGCCTTGGCCTCGGTGGTCGTGATGCGACCGTGCTCGAAGAGCGCCGTCGCCAGGTTGGCGAAGATCGCCTTCTGGTGCGACGCCGACCCGCCGAAGCGGGCACCCTTCTTGGGCTTGGGCATGTTGGAATCTCCTGTGTTGAAGGCCGATTCGGGGCGCTACACCCCGGATGGCCTAAAGCTGTTCGGTCTCGGCGTAGTCCTGCTCGCCGCTGTCGGTGTCGCTGAACGAGCCGCTGTCGCTCCAGGTGCCGCTCGCCGCGTCGTAGCCGACGACGGAGGACGGATCGAAGGAAGCCGGGGAGTCCTTGAGGGACAGGCCGAGCGAGTGCAGCTTGACCTTGACCTCGTCGATGGACTTCTGACCGAAGTTGCGGATGTCCAGCAGGTCCGACTCGGTGCGGGCGACCAGCTCGCCGACGGTGTGCACACCCTCACGCTTGAGGCAGTTGTACGACCGAACGGTGAGATCCAGGTCCTCGATCGGCAGGCCGAACGAGGCGATGTGGTCCGCCTCGGCCGGGCTCGGGCCGATCTCGATGCCCTCGGCCTCGATGTTCAGCTCGCGCGCGAGTCCGAACAGCTCGACCAGGGTCTTGCCCGCCGACGCCAGCGCATCCCGAGCGGAGATCGAGTTCTTGGTCTCGACATCCAGGATGAGCCGGTCGAAGTCGGTGCGCTGCTCGACACGGGTGGCCTCGACCTTGTACGTCACCTTGAGAACCGGCGAGTAGATCGAGTCAACCGGAATCCGGCCGATTTCCGCACCCGACGCCTTGTTCTGCACGGCCGGGACGTAGCCGCGACCGCGCTCGACCACGAGCTCGATCTCCAGCTTGCCCTTGTCGTTCAGGGTGGCGATGTGCATGTCCGGGTTGTGCACGGTCACGCCCGCCGGGGGGACGATGTCACCGGCGGTGACGGTGCCCGGGCCCTGCTTGCGCACGTACATGGTGACCGGCTCGTCCTCTTCGGACGACACGACCAGGCCCTTGAGGTTCAGGATGATGTCGGTGACATCTTCCTTCACGCCCGGGACGGTGGTGAACTCGTGCAGCACGCCGTCGATGCGAATGCTGGTGACAGCAGCACCAGGAATCGACGACAGCAGCGTGCGGCGCAGCGAGTTGCCGAGGGTGTAGCCGAAGCCCGGCTCCAGCGGCTCGATGGTGAACCGCGACCGGTTCTCGGACACGACCTCTTCGGTCAACGTCGGTCGCTGTGAAATCAGCATTTCTTCCTCCTTCGGACGCCCACTATTTGACGCCCACGATGTGGGAGCTGTTGCGGCCCTGACCCTGTGCTCATCGAACCGAGCAGGGCCACAACCAGCGGCACGCTTACGCGCACCTATTACTTCGAGTAGAACTCGACGATCAGCTGTTCCTGCAGCGGAACATCGATCTGCGCACGCTCGGGGAGCTGGTGCACCAGGATCCGCAGGCGGCCGGGAACGACCTGCAGCCAGCCCGGGATCGGGCGATCGCCGACGGTCTCACGCGCCACCTGGAAGGGGTACATGGCCAGCGACTTCGGCTTGACATCGATGATGTCGTACTGCGAGACCTGGAAGCTGGGCACATCGACCTTCACACCGTTGACGGTGAAGTGGCCGTGCGAGACCAGCTGGCGGGCGCCACGACGGGTACGGGCCAGACCGGCGCGGTACACGACGTTGTCCAGACGAGCCTCGAGCAGACGCAGCAGGTTGTCGCCGGTCTTGCCCTTCTGGCGGTTCGCCTCTTCGTAGTACTTGCGGAACTGCTTCTCCATGACGCCGTACGAGAAGCGAGCCTTCTGCTTCTCCTGCAGCTGCATGAGGTACTCGGATTCCTTGATCCGCGCGCGGCCGTGCTGGCCGGGCGGGTAAGGACGACGCTCGAACGCCTGGTCGCCTCCGACGAGGTCGACACGCAGACGACGCGACTTGCGGGTAATGGGGCCTGTATAACGAGCCATTGTTCTGTACCTTTTCCTTCCCGCTTAGACGCGACGCCGCTTGGGCGGACGGCAGCCGTTGTGCGGCTGCGGGGTGACATCGGAGATCGTGCCGACCTCCAGGCCAGCGGCCTGGAGCGAACGGATCGCGGTCTCGCGGCCCGAACCCGGGCCCTTCACGAAGACGTCGACCTTCTTGACGCCGTTCTCCTGCGCCTTGCGGGCAGCGTTCTCGGCGGCGAGCTGAGCGGCGAACGGAGTCGACTTACGCGAGCCCTTGAAACCGACGTGGCCGGAGGACGCCCAGGAGATGACGTTGCCTTCGGGATCGGTGATCGACACGATCGTGTTGTTGAACGTGCTCTTGATGTGAGCGTGGCCGTGCGGGATGTTCTTCTTATCCCGGCGACGCGCTTTCTGAGTCTTCTTCGGGCCCGAGGCCCGGCTCTTCGGAGGCATGCGCTATCCCTACTTCTTCTTGCCGGCGACGGTCTTCTTCGGACCCTTGCGCGTACGAGCGTTGGTCTTCGTCCGCTGGCCACGCACGGGCAGGCCACGACGGTGGCGGATGCCCTGGTAGCAGCCGATCTCGATCTTGCGACGAATGTCGGCCTGCACCTCGCGGCGCAGGTCACCCTCGACCTTGAACTCCTGCGCTTCGATGAAGTCGCGGAGCTTGGTCAGGTCGTCATCGCTGAGGTCCTTCGACCGCAGGTCGGGGCTGACGCCCGTCTCCGCGAGGATCTCCTTGGCGCGGGTCCGGCCGATGCCGAAGATGTAGGTCAGCGCGATCTCCATGCGCTTTTCGCGCGGGAGGTCGACGCCCATCAGACGTGCCATGGTTGGCGATTCCTTACTTTTGCGGAGGTCTGCTCCCTGGCCGTCCCCTCGTAAGTGGGGCCCCGGCCTCCGTACCGGGGGTAGGCCGCCATCCGTCCCCTGCGGGACTCGGCGACGGCGACTGGCGCTGGGAGTTCTTCTTCTATTGCCAATCCGAACCGCGTTCGGTGCTTGGCGGTGAGCGACCGGGGGCGTGGAGTATCCACAGTCCCGGCGATCACGGCACTAGGCCGCGATCAGCCCTGGCGCTGCTTGTGGCGCAGGTTCTCGCAGATCACCATGACCCGACCGTGACGGCGGATCACCTTGCACTTCTCGCAGATCGGCTTGACGGACGGCTGAACCTTCACGTCAGATCCAATCTGGGTTGGTGTTCACTGGCCGTGAACACAGTTTTTCCCCGGTCAGTTCGACCGGGAAACCCGGGACATATCGTCCCGGAAGACTTTGCGCCCCGCGGGGAGCGACTCACTTGTAGCGGTAGACGATGCGGCCGCGAGTCAAGTCGTAGGGCGACAACTCAACGACGACGCGATCTTCAGGCAGGATGCGGATGTAGTGCTGCCGCATCTTGCCGCTGATGTGGGCCAGAACCTTGTGCCCGTTCTCCAGCTCGATCCGGAACATCGCATTGGGCAACGGCTCGATAACCCGGCCCTCGACCTCGATGGCCCCTTCCTTCTTCGCCATATCCTCCGCGATCCCGGTTAGGCTGAACCTGGTTGGTTCACGCTCATTACGGCTGGTCGGCCTCGAGAAAACGCGGGCGCACCGATAGTTTTTCCGGTGCACTGCAGCCAACCCGGTGACATACTCACTGGAGGCGGCACTCGGCGGAACGCCCAGGACATGCCACAGCCACTATGTAAGTCACCAGCGCCCTACTTTACCCGTAGCCCCAGATCCGGCCAAATATGGGTGCCGTGACGTGCCCCTCCGTGGCCGCGGCCACCTCCCCCGGGGCGCGGCCGGGCCGCTCGTGCCGGGCGCGGACCCCGCCGGAGATCGCTAAACTACGCCCTGTCCTGCACGATGATCGAGGCACCGGGGGTAGATGTGAGTCGCGAGAACGACGGGCTCCCAATGCTCCCGCCCTGGCTCTCCGAGAGCGACATCACCGACACCGGTTACGAAGCCCCCGTCGAGAACCTCCCCCAGGACGACGTCATCCCCGAGGAGAAGGGCGGCCGCCGCCTCTTCGGCCGCCGCAAGCCCCGCAAGGAATCGGCCCCCGACTCGGCACCCCAAACCCCCGGCCCCGGCCCCGGCCCCGGCCCCGGCCCCGAGCAGCGCGCCACCCCGCCCGCTCCCGCACAGCCCGCGCCGCCAATGCCGACCCGCGACCCCGGCACCCACTTCAACCTCCCGTCCAACGGCACCGCCGCCCCCTCGGGCCACCCCATCGGCCAAGGCACCTTCGCCCAACAGCCGAGCGGCCACACCCCCCAGGCCCAGCCCACCAACGGCCAGGCCCCGCGACCCAACGGCCAAGCACCCGTCACCCAGCCGCCCACCGGCCACGCGGCCCACACCCAGCAGCCCGCGCAGCAGGACGGCAGGTCACCGTTCACTCAGCCGCCCGGCGGTCAGACACCTCAGGCTCCGCAGCGCGACGGCCAGTCACCGTTCACCCAGCCACCCAACGGCCAGGCACCCCAGGCTCCGCAGCGCGACGGCCAGTCGCCGTTCACGCAGCCTCCCAATGGCCGGATGCCCCAGACTTCGCAGCCGAATGGCGAGGCCTCCTCCGCTGAGCCGGCGAATGGCCAGGGCGGTCACGGCACGGGTCCGGCGAATCCCCAAGGCTCCGCGCCGTTCCCGACGAACGGTCAGGCCCCGACGCCCCCGCCGCCCCATGGGCAGGGATCCGGCAACAGCCAATTCCCCAGCGCACAGTCGAGACCCGCGTCCGATCCGTCGCGGCCTCCGGCCAACCCTGATTCGGCCCGGCCCGGCCCGGCGGCGACACCGCCACGGGGACCGCAGTTCTCGGCACCTCCCGCTCCGGCAACTCCTCCGACTTCGGCACCCTCGCCGACTTCGGCTGGTCCTGCGGTTGCGACCGGAGCACAGCCCGCGGGCGCGTCCCTCGCGGGGACGCCGTCCGTCGGCACCCCGGAGGCCGTCTCCCCTGCGCGTCCCCCGGCGGACCCGACGACCCGCATGCCGCTGCCACCTTCGCCTAGCGAAATCGATTCGGCGGCAGCCGATCCGGCCCGTACCGCGCGTCCGCCGCTGCCACCGGCTCCGGGCGAGCAGCCCGCCGATTCTGCGGACGCCGCAACGAAGATGTCGAACCCGCCCCTGCCTCCGGCACCGGGCGATCTCGACGCGACCGGCTCGGGGATCATCGCCCCCGCCGATCCGACGACTCGGTGGCCGATCCCGCCATCTCCGGAATCGGGTTCCGCCGCAACCGAACCGGGCCCCGCTCAGGCGCCTGTTGCACCGCACCCCACCCCCGCGGCCCGCCCGAGCACCGACCACGCGACACCTGCGTCGACCCCCGTCACCGGACATGATGTTCCGCCGGTGCCGAATACGACGGCCGCCGCGCACGAGCTGCTCAACGCCCAGCTGGCCGAGCTAGGCGCCACGGCCGGCGCGGGCGAGACCTCGGACCCCGAAGACGATTTCGATCAGCCGATGAGTCCGGGCCGTCACCGCGCCGCGGACGCCCCGGCGCCGGTTGCCGATGGCGGACAGTGGATGCCACCCGCGCCTGGCACGATTCCCAGCGATCAGGGCCTGCCACCGGCACCCGCTCCGGGCGTTCCCCCGATGCAGCCGAACCAAGGTTTCCCGCCCGGAGCGTTTCCGCCGCAGCTGAATCCGTGGGCCAATGCTCCGCAGTCAGAGGCTGCTGCGGGCGGTCGGCACCCGAATGTTCCCGGACAGCCCGGTTTCGGGGTTCCGGGGTTCCCGGGAGACCAGGCGTCGCAGCCGGCTCCCTGGCGATCCGAGACCGGTGCGCCGATGCCGGGTCACGGCATGCCCGGCGCCGCACCAGATACCACCGACGCTGCCGGTACGGATGCGAACCCGTGGGCGAATGCGCCGCTGTCGGAGGCTGCCGCAGCTGGTCTGACCGGACCGCCCATGCGGATTCCTCTGCAGTCGGATTCAGGCGTTTCACCGACGCACGCGCCCCCTGGTGTCCTGCCGGGACAGGTCCCGCCGCCGGATGCCTTTGGTACGAAC from Nocardia tengchongensis includes:
- the truA gene encoding tRNA pseudouridine(38-40) synthase TruA, whose product is MSEPAVPSGSAGFLHVNQEIAVTVEDPTPEPVSIRVRLDISYDGTDFTGWARQPGLRTVQGVLEEALSKVQREPIQLTVAGRTDAGVHAEGQVAHFDTHTEVDGPKLVHRLARFLPKDVRVKQVRLAPPDFDARFSAIRRHYAYRLTTAPYGAEPLQARGVVPCRPGPDVEAMREASRKLLGLHDFAAFCRRREGATTIRELQRFDWVQDGDLLTAYVSADAFCWSMVRSLVGGVLSVGEGRRTPDWIAGLLNERERASAVTVAPAHGLSLIAVDYPADADLAARNAQTREVRTVPDPEGCCGD
- the rplQ gene encoding 50S ribosomal protein L17 produces the protein MPKPKKGARFGGSASHQKAIFANLATALFEHGRITTTEAKAKALRPYAEKLVTKAKGGTLADRREVMKVIRSKDIVHALFAEIGPSFEGREGGYTRIIKTIPRKGDNAPMAIIELVREKTVTNEADRARRVAASKAPEAPAEAKADEAAEVVEAPADAAEDKAAE
- a CDS encoding DNA-directed RNA polymerase subunit alpha, with the translated sequence MLISQRPTLTEEVVSENRSRFTIEPLEPGFGYTLGNSLRRTLLSSIPGAAVTSIRIDGVLHEFTTVPGVKEDVTDIILNLKGLVVSSEEDEPVTMYVRKQGPGTVTAGDIVPPAGVTVHNPDMHIATLNDKGKLEIELVVERGRGYVPAVQNKASGAEIGRIPVDSIYSPVLKVTYKVEATRVEQRTDFDRLILDVETKNSISARDALASAGKTLVELFGLARELNIEAEGIEIGPSPAEADHIASFGLPIEDLDLTVRSYNCLKREGVHTVGELVARTESDLLDIRNFGQKSIDEVKVKLHSLGLSLKDSPASFDPSSVVGYDAASGTWSDSGSFSDTDSGEQDYAETEQL
- the rpsD gene encoding 30S ribosomal protein S4, translated to MARYTGPITRKSRRLRVDLVGGDQAFERRPYPPGQHGRARIKESEYLMQLQEKQKARFSYGVMEKQFRKYYEEANRQKGKTGDNLLRLLEARLDNVVYRAGLARTRRGARQLVSHGHFTVNGVKVDVPSFQVSQYDIIDVKPKSLAMYPFQVARETVGDRPIPGWLQVVPGRLRILVHQLPERAQIDVPLQEQLIVEFYSK
- the rpsK gene encoding 30S ribosomal protein S11 gives rise to the protein MPPKSRASGPKKTQKARRRDKKNIPHGHAHIKSTFNNTIVSITDPEGNVISWASSGHVGFKGSRKSTPFAAQLAAENAARKAQENGVKKVDVFVKGPGSGRETAIRSLQAAGLEVGTISDVTPQPHNGCRPPKRRRV
- the rpsM gene encoding 30S ribosomal protein S13; translated protein: MARLMGVDLPREKRMEIALTYIFGIGRTRAKEILAETGVSPDLRSKDLSDDDLTKLRDFIEAQEFKVEGDLRREVQADIRRKIEIGCYQGIRHRRGLPVRGQRTKTNARTRKGPKKTVAGKKK
- the rpmJ gene encoding 50S ribosomal protein L36, whose product is MKVQPSVKPICEKCKVIRRHGRVMVICENLRHKQRQG
- the infA gene encoding translation initiation factor IF-1, with amino-acid sequence MAKKEGAIEVEGRVIEPLPNAMFRIELENGHKVLAHISGKMRQHYIRILPEDRVVVELSPYDLTRGRIVYRYK
- a CDS encoding MinD/ParA family protein; amino-acid sequence: MLPPWLSESDITDTGYEAPVENLPQDDVIPEEKGGRRLFGRRKPRKESAPDSAPQTPGPGPGPGPGPEQRATPPAPAQPAPPMPTRDPGTHFNLPSNGTAAPSGHPIGQGTFAQQPSGHTPQAQPTNGQAPRPNGQAPVTQPPTGHAAHTQQPAQQDGRSPFTQPPGGQTPQAPQRDGQSPFTQPPNGQAPQAPQRDGQSPFTQPPNGRMPQTSQPNGEASSAEPANGQGGHGTGPANPQGSAPFPTNGQAPTPPPPHGQGSGNSQFPSAQSRPASDPSRPPANPDSARPGPAATPPRGPQFSAPPAPATPPTSAPSPTSAGPAVATGAQPAGASLAGTPSVGTPEAVSPARPPADPTTRMPLPPSPSEIDSAAADPARTARPPLPPAPGEQPADSADAATKMSNPPLPPAPGDLDATGSGIIAPADPTTRWPIPPSPESGSAATEPGPAQAPVAPHPTPAARPSTDHATPASTPVTGHDVPPVPNTTAAAHELLNAQLAELGATAGAGETSDPEDDFDQPMSPGRHRAADAPAPVADGGQWMPPAPGTIPSDQGLPPAPAPGVPPMQPNQGFPPGAFPPQLNPWANAPQSEAAAGGRHPNVPGQPGFGVPGFPGDQASQPAPWRSETGAPMPGHGMPGAAPDTTDAAGTDANPWANAPLSEAAAAGLTGPPMRIPLQSDSGVSPTHAPPGVLPGQVPPPDAFGTNSNPRVEAPGSEAAAAALTGPQADGPAPHGMGMPGENAPGQPHWGPGSDGPQGPGGQMPWAAPEQGAAYPGGHGPSTGPVVPGQPAPAAPGWGDMGAPAQPGVVPGQYGMSSVQPAYGAPGQYGVPLQGYPGGPVQGPRGAAGYAGGPAPSLDDVPLRRATKAPGSGWRRAVHHMSGGAINPGMSAEERRLQELVARIRQPVRGDYRIAVLSLKGGVGKTTTTMGLGSIFSSIRGDRVIAVDANPDFGTLSQRVPLQTRSTVRDLLLDDHIQRYSDVRRHTSQGSSRLEVLASERDPAASEAFNEEEYRAVARILQRFYNIILTDCGTGLMHSAMAGVLDLAHSLVLISSSAIDGARSAAATLDWLSLHGHDHLVRNAVVVINLPRPGAPNVGINQLRDYFLSRCRAVHIIPYDAHLGEGAEIDLHRLSKPVKRAYVELAATVADDFGADHRHYRG